The Melospiza georgiana isolate bMelGeo1 chromosome 26, bMelGeo1.pri, whole genome shotgun sequence genome window below encodes:
- the SLC39A3 gene encoding zinc transporter ZIP3 → MRIVVAKVLCLLGICVLVLAGALLPVRLMEADHEKAQRSRRLLALCSSFGGGVFLATCFNALLPAVRGKLDEVLRQNNVTTDYPVAETIMMVGFFLSVFVDQLFLSLQKEKPSFIDLETFNAGSDAGSDSEYESPFMASPRGRAPYGEHGLHSHGLHLPELARCGPRRLLGLVFALCTHSIFEGLALGLQEDGSRVVSLFLGVAVHETLVAVALGISMAKASLALRDAAKLAVAVCLMIPLGIGVGMGIESSRSAAGSVASLLLQGVAGGTFLFVTFFEILAKELEDKSHRLLKVLCLVLGYAALAGLVLVPW, encoded by the exons ATGAGGATCGTGGTGGCCAaggtgctgtgcctgctgggcaTCTGCGTGCTGGTGCTGGCCGGGGCGCTGCTGCCCGTGCGGCTCATGGAGGCCGACCACGAGAAGGCTCAGCGCTCCCGCCGCCTGCTGGCGCTCTGCAGCTCCTTCGGGGGCGGCGTCTTCCTGGCCACGTGCTTCAACGCGCTGCTGCCCGCCGTCAGGGGCAAG CTCGATGAGGTGCTCAGACAGAACAACGTGACCACGGACTACCCGGTGGCCGAGACCATCATGATGGTCGGCTTCTTCCTGTCAGTCTTCGTGGACCAGCTCTTCCTGAGCCTGCAGAAGGAGAAGCCATCCTTCATCGACCTGGAGACCTTCAACGCGGGCTCGGACGCGGGCAGCGACTCGGAGTACGAGAGCCCCTTCATGGCGTCGCCGCGCGGGCGCGCGCCCTACGGCGAGCACGGCCTGCACTCGCACGGCCTGCACCTCCCCGAGCTGGCGCGCTGCGGGCCCCGCCGCCTGCTGGGGCTGGTCTTTGCCCTCTGCACCCACTCCATCTTCGAGGGCTTGGCGCTGGGCCTGCAGGAGGACGGCAGCAGAGTGGTCAGTCTGTTCCTGGGAGTGGCCGTGCACGAAACGCTGGTGGCCGTGGCCTTGGGCATCAGCATGGCCAAGGCGTCGCTGGCGCTGAGGGACGCGGCCAAGCTGGCGGTGGCCGTGTGCCTGATGATCCCGCTGGGCATCGGGGTGGGCATGGGCATCGAGAGCAGCCGCAGCGCCGCGGGCAGCGTcgcctccctgctgctgcagggcgtCGCCGGCGGCACCTTCCTCTTCGTCACCTTCTTCGAGATcctggccaaggagctggaggataAAAGCCACCGGCTGCTCAAGGTGCTGTGCTTGGTGCTGGGCTACGCCGCGCTGGCCGGGCTGGTGCTCGTGCCGTGGTGA
- the DIRAS1 gene encoding GTP-binding protein Di-Ras1, whose amino-acid sequence MPEQSNDYRVVVFGAGGVGKSSLVLRFVKGTFRDTYIPTIEDTYRQVISCDKSVCTLQITDTTGSHQFPAMQRLSISKGHAFILVFSVTSKQSLEELKPIYQQIVQIKGSVESIPIMLVGNKCDETQREVESREGEAMAKEWKCAFMETSAKMNYNVKELFQELLNLEKRRNVSLTIDGKRSSKQKRTDKIKGKCSIM is encoded by the coding sequence ATGCCGGAGCAGAGCAACGATTACCGCGTGGTGGTGTTCGGAGCCGGCGGCGTGGGCAAGAGCTCGCTGGTGCTGCGCTTCGTCAAGGGGACCTTCCGCGACACCTACATCCCCACCATCGAGGACACCTACCGGCAGGTGATCAGCTGCGACAAGAGCGTGTGCACGCTGCAGATCACCGACACCACCGGCAGCCACCAGTTCCCGGCCATGCAGCGCCTGTCCATCTCCAAGGGCCATGCCTTCATCCTGGTCTTCTCGGTCACCAGCAAGCAGTCGCTGGAGGAGCTGAAGCCCATCTACCAGCAGATCGTGCAGATCAAGGGCAGCGTGGAGAGCATCCCCATCATGCTGGTGGGCAACAAGTGCGACGAGACGCAGCGCGaggtggagagcagggagggggaggCCATGGCCAAGGAGTGGAAGTGCGCCTTCATGGAGACCTCGGCCAAGATGAACTACAACGTCAAGGAGctcttccaggagctgctgaacctggagaagaggaggaacgTCAGCCTCACCATCGACGGGAAGCGCTCCAGCAAGCAGAAGAGGACAGACAAAATCAAGGGGAAGTGCAGCATCATGTAG